In the Candidatus Electrothrix rattekaaiensis genome, one interval contains:
- the ahcY gene encoding adenosylhomocysteinase, with product MNDYKVADMSLAEWGRKEIAIAETEMPGLMALREEYGKDKPLQGARIAGCLHMTIQTAVLMETLVELGADLRWSSCNIFSTQDQAAAAMAQAGIPTFAWKGETDEEFWWCIEQTIFGPDDWKPNMILDDGGDLTQIMHEKYPEMMKDIRGISEETTTGVHRLNEMAKAGTLLSPAINVNDSVTKSKFDNLYGCRESLIDGIKRATDVMIAGKVGVVVGYGDVGKGCAQALRGMGAMVHVTEIDPICALQAAMEGFKVVTMEEAASVGDIFVTCTGNLQVITRAHMDKMKDQAIVCNIGHFDSEIDIAGLKDLEWENIKPQVDHVIFPDGKRIIVLAEGRLVNLGCATGHPSFVMSNSFTNQVLAQIELWNNYALYENQVYFLPKKLDEMVARLHLEKIGAQLTVLNKEQADYIGVDVEGPYKPEYYRY from the coding sequence ATGAATGATTATAAAGTGGCGGATATGAGCCTTGCTGAATGGGGACGCAAGGAAATCGCTATTGCTGAGACAGAAATGCCCGGCCTGATGGCCCTGCGTGAGGAGTACGGTAAGGATAAACCTTTGCAAGGTGCCCGGATTGCAGGCTGTCTTCATATGACTATCCAGACCGCAGTTCTGATGGAAACCCTGGTTGAGTTGGGCGCAGACCTGCGCTGGTCCTCCTGTAATATTTTTTCAACGCAGGATCAGGCAGCAGCAGCTATGGCTCAGGCCGGGATTCCCACCTTTGCCTGGAAAGGCGAGACTGATGAGGAGTTCTGGTGGTGCATTGAACAGACTATTTTCGGGCCTGATGATTGGAAGCCCAATATGATCCTGGATGACGGCGGTGATTTGACCCAGATCATGCATGAGAAGTATCCGGAAATGATGAAGGATATTCGCGGGATCTCCGAGGAAACCACAACCGGTGTTCATCGTCTGAATGAGATGGCCAAGGCCGGAACACTGCTCTCCCCGGCCATTAATGTTAATGATTCCGTTACTAAATCAAAATTTGACAATCTTTATGGCTGCCGAGAGTCGCTGATTGACGGTATTAAACGGGCCACGGACGTGATGATTGCTGGCAAGGTCGGCGTGGTTGTCGGTTATGGGGATGTGGGCAAGGGCTGTGCTCAGGCCCTGCGCGGTATGGGGGCCATGGTTCATGTTACAGAGATTGATCCTATCTGCGCCTTGCAGGCTGCAATGGAAGGCTTTAAGGTTGTGACCATGGAAGAGGCCGCCTCTGTCGGTGATATTTTTGTCACCTGCACCGGTAACCTACAGGTCATCACCAGAGCCCATATGGATAAGATGAAAGATCAGGCCATTGTCTGTAATATCGGTCATTTTGATTCTGAGATTGATATTGCCGGTCTGAAGGATCTGGAGTGGGAAAATATCAAGCCGCAGGTTGATCATGTCATCTTCCCGGACGGCAAGAGGATCATTGTCCTCGCCGAAGGCCGATTGGTGAATCTCGGCTGCGCAACCGGTCATCCGAGCTTTGTGATGAGTAACTCCTTCACTAATCAGGTTCTGGCCCAAATCGAGTTATGGAATAATTACGCCTTGTATGAGAATCAGGTGTATTTTCTCCCGAAAAAACTTGATGAGATGGTGGCCCGCCTGCACCTGGAAAAAATCGGTGCGCAGTTGACTGTTCTGAATAAGGAGCAGGCCGATTACATAGGCGTTGATGTCGAAGGACCGTATAAGCCGGAATATTATCGTTATTAA
- the lon gene encoding endopeptidase La, producing the protein MEFDDSLSASMDDFAENTQDMEIPEELPMMAVRDVVVFNYMILPLFVGRPGSVSAVNEAMEGDKMLMLVTQKDATSDEPEPDDLYKVGMVSMIMRTLKLPDGRLKVLVQALSKAEIKSYEQKKPHFRVNIDLIEDEVAEEVTVEVEALMRLVREQTEKIMSLRGILSADLMAIVNNIEEPGRLADLVGSNLRLKVSESQKILETAHPVERLRLVAELLNKEMEVATVQAKIQSDAKEEMSRSQREYFLREQMQALKKELGDDDAYSEEIEDLGKKIKKKKMPKYARKEARKELKRLEMMHPDASEANIIRTYIEWIIDLPWKKSSKDILDLEKAAQVLDEDHYGLEKIKERILEFLAVRKLNADTKGPILCFAGPPGVGKTSLGQAVAKAMGRKFYRLSLGGMRDEAEVRGHRRTYIGAMPGRILQGLKNVETNNPVFMMDEIDKIGTDYRGDPSSALLEVLDPEQNDTFSDHYMNMPFDLSKVMFITTANRTDTIPGPLMDRMEVIRLAGYTLEEKIVIARRYLLPRQVKENGIKLSLIKLDDQILELIITHYTLEAGVRNLERELGKVCRKLARKIAEGGKGPYTISQNTLKKYLGPPKYLPETELDTLQQPGLAVGLAWTSVGGVLLHIETSVLPGKGKVILTGQLGDVMKESAQAALTYCRSRSKALGVSDEYFDTIDIHVHVPAGAIPKDGPSAGITMTTALCSAITGQMVKKGVAMTGEVTLRGRVLPIGGLKEKALAALRAGIKKIIIPHDNEKDLVEIPEEMRKKLSFFPVKHMDEVLEHALGGLKKSVVKKK; encoded by the coding sequence ATGGAATTTGACGACTCGTTATCAGCCAGTATGGATGATTTCGCAGAAAATACTCAAGATATGGAGATACCGGAAGAGCTGCCCATGATGGCGGTTCGGGATGTAGTTGTTTTCAACTATATGATCCTGCCTCTGTTTGTCGGGCGCCCCGGTTCTGTATCTGCGGTGAATGAGGCCATGGAAGGCGATAAGATGCTGATGCTGGTCACCCAGAAAGATGCAACCAGCGACGAGCCAGAGCCGGATGATCTGTATAAGGTCGGAATGGTTTCCATGATTATGCGGACCTTAAAATTACCAGACGGTAGGCTGAAGGTCTTGGTACAGGCCTTGTCCAAGGCGGAAATTAAATCATATGAGCAGAAGAAACCCCATTTTCGGGTCAATATAGATCTGATTGAAGACGAGGTAGCCGAGGAGGTCACCGTTGAAGTGGAGGCCTTGATGCGCCTTGTGCGGGAGCAGACCGAGAAAATTATGTCTCTGCGCGGTATTCTTTCTGCCGATTTGATGGCGATCGTCAATAATATCGAGGAACCGGGTAGGCTTGCTGATCTCGTGGGATCCAATCTTCGCCTCAAGGTTTCAGAATCGCAGAAAATTCTTGAGACAGCACATCCCGTGGAGCGTTTACGCCTCGTGGCAGAGCTCCTGAACAAGGAGATGGAGGTTGCTACGGTCCAGGCGAAAATTCAGTCTGACGCCAAGGAAGAAATGTCGCGTTCTCAGCGGGAGTATTTTCTGCGCGAGCAGATGCAGGCCCTGAAAAAGGAACTGGGCGATGACGATGCGTATTCCGAAGAAATCGAAGATCTGGGCAAAAAGATCAAGAAGAAAAAGATGCCCAAGTATGCCCGCAAAGAGGCTCGTAAGGAGCTAAAGCGTCTTGAAATGATGCATCCAGATGCATCCGAGGCCAATATCATTCGTACTTATATCGAATGGATCATTGATCTGCCGTGGAAAAAGTCTTCCAAGGATATTCTAGACCTGGAAAAAGCAGCTCAGGTGCTGGATGAGGATCATTATGGCTTGGAGAAGATTAAGGAGCGTATCCTTGAATTTCTTGCTGTGCGCAAACTGAATGCTGATACCAAGGGGCCTATTCTCTGTTTCGCCGGACCTCCTGGGGTGGGCAAAACATCGCTGGGCCAAGCTGTTGCCAAGGCAATGGGCCGTAAGTTCTATCGCTTATCCCTTGGTGGCATGCGGGATGAAGCTGAAGTTCGGGGCCACCGTCGGACCTATATCGGTGCTATGCCTGGGCGTATTCTTCAGGGGCTGAAAAATGTGGAAACCAATAATCCCGTTTTCATGATGGATGAGATCGATAAGATTGGCACGGATTATCGGGGCGATCCCTCTTCGGCCTTGCTGGAAGTTCTTGATCCAGAGCAGAACGATACTTTTTCCGATCATTATATGAACATGCCTTTTGATCTCTCCAAGGTCATGTTTATCACCACTGCCAACAGAACAGACACCATTCCTGGGCCGTTGATGGATAGGATGGAGGTCATCCGTCTTGCCGGTTATACTCTGGAAGAGAAGATTGTTATCGCAAGAAGGTATCTTTTGCCAAGGCAGGTGAAGGAAAATGGAATTAAGTTGAGTCTCATAAAACTGGATGACCAAATTTTGGAGTTGATCATCACCCATTATACCTTAGAGGCTGGTGTCAGAAATCTGGAGCGGGAGCTCGGAAAGGTCTGCCGTAAGCTGGCACGAAAAATTGCTGAAGGGGGCAAAGGGCCGTATACTATATCTCAAAATACCCTGAAAAAATATTTAGGTCCTCCTAAATATCTGCCGGAAACAGAGCTGGATACCCTTCAACAACCTGGCTTGGCCGTTGGTCTTGCATGGACTTCTGTTGGTGGAGTCCTGCTGCATATTGAGACCTCTGTGCTTCCTGGTAAAGGGAAAGTAATACTGACTGGTCAGCTGGGCGATGTGATGAAGGAATCAGCACAGGCTGCCTTGACCTATTGCCGGAGCCGCAGCAAGGCCCTTGGGGTCAGTGATGAATATTTTGATACCATTGATATTCATGTTCATGTCCCTGCCGGAGCTATTCCCAAGGATGGTCCTTCAGCCGGAATTACCATGACCACTGCACTCTGTTCGGCAATCACCGGGCAAATGGTGAAAAAAGGGGTAGCAATGACTGGCGAAGTAACCCTGCGTGGTCGGGTGCTTCCTATTGGAGGGCTCAAGGAAAAGGCCCTTGCTGCCTTACGAGCTGGTATTAAAAAAATTATCATTCCTCATGATAATGAAAAGGATCTGGTGGAGATTCCCGAAGAGATGCGCAAGAAGCTTTCCTTTTTTCCTGTAAAGCATATGGATGAGGTTCTTGAGCATGCCCTTGGCGGTTTAAAAAAATCAGTTGTCAAGAAAAAGTAA
- a CDS encoding bifunctional homocysteine S-methyltransferase/methylenetetrahydrofolate reductase has product MKPPFIEYVQSHVVLGDGALGSYLFERGVERGRNLDLLNLQAPDIIFNAHEEYIRAGSQLIETNTFGANRFKLRESGAEEQVEEINRAGAEIAVKAAGHQVYVAGSVGPSGIRFPRDEEEFTPDDIRESLCAQIRGLAKGGVDVLIMETFSSLDEVLLAIEVARSEAPELPVIGQMVFPARGMTVQGDDALSCGRAMIKAGAVVAGTNCGRGIDAMVSAIGRMSILAGEGIPLSAFPNAGMPEVVGHRMIYPAQPGYMAKRAKEMIRKGVHLIGGCCGTAPAHIQEFRSVLKIKPVRVRVREVKIQEEVRDDILPASRNGGFLESLQPGRLPIIVELDPPTHLDAEPVLTGAEQLAEAGVDAISLGENPLAILRTGNLGMASLIRQRTGVQTIIHQTGRDLNALGIQSRMMEAHLLGIEAVLAVSGDSAAGTDQPGVSGVFDVRSAGLIRMLNSLNRGMNMAGRSLKQQTNFSIGAAFSFRPSDPDLQIRRLEKKAALGARYAMTQPLFCADEIEQMMELIGHLDLLIFPGIFPLISSRNAEFLHNEVPGISVPDELRVELARFDQVADQRAVALEYTARLIEKIAPFIDGLYLISPLNKWDIILNFVVQARQASWKGSGRVGRL; this is encoded by the coding sequence ATGAAACCGCCTTTTATTGAATATGTCCAGAGTCATGTAGTGCTGGGAGATGGAGCACTCGGCTCCTACCTCTTTGAGCGCGGGGTAGAGCGAGGGCGGAATCTGGATTTACTGAATCTGCAGGCTCCTGATATTATCTTTAATGCCCATGAAGAGTATATTCGGGCTGGCAGTCAGCTGATTGAGACCAATACCTTTGGTGCCAACAGGTTCAAACTGCGTGAATCCGGGGCGGAGGAGCAGGTAGAGGAGATCAACCGGGCCGGAGCCGAGATCGCTGTCAAGGCGGCAGGGCATCAGGTGTATGTTGCCGGTTCTGTTGGTCCGTCTGGCATCAGATTTCCCCGTGACGAAGAGGAGTTCACGCCGGATGATATACGAGAAAGCCTGTGTGCGCAGATACGGGGGCTGGCAAAGGGCGGTGTTGATGTCCTGATCATGGAGACTTTTTCTAGTCTTGATGAGGTGCTGCTTGCTATTGAAGTTGCTCGCAGTGAAGCACCGGAACTCCCTGTTATCGGTCAGATGGTTTTCCCGGCACGGGGGATGACGGTTCAGGGAGATGACGCCCTCAGCTGCGGCAGGGCTATGATCAAGGCCGGGGCCGTTGTTGCGGGGACGAATTGCGGACGCGGTATTGACGCGATGGTGTCGGCCATCGGCAGGATGTCCATTCTGGCAGGGGAGGGGATTCCTCTTTCCGCCTTTCCCAATGCTGGTATGCCGGAAGTGGTGGGGCATCGTATGATTTATCCGGCACAGCCCGGATATATGGCAAAACGGGCCAAGGAGATGATTCGCAAGGGCGTGCATCTCATAGGGGGATGTTGCGGGACAGCTCCTGCCCATATTCAGGAATTTCGTTCTGTCCTGAAGATCAAACCGGTGCGTGTCCGAGTCCGGGAAGTGAAAATTCAGGAAGAGGTACGAGACGATATTCTCCCTGCGTCAAGGAACGGCGGTTTTTTGGAAAGTCTTCAACCGGGACGGCTACCTATTATCGTGGAGCTTGATCCTCCTACACATCTTGATGCTGAACCTGTTTTGACAGGGGCTGAACAATTGGCCGAGGCCGGAGTGGATGCCATCTCTCTTGGTGAGAATCCGTTGGCTATCCTGCGGACCGGAAATCTCGGCATGGCCTCCTTGATTCGGCAACGGACCGGTGTCCAGACCATTATTCATCAGACCGGTCGTGATCTCAATGCGTTGGGAATCCAATCCCGGATGATGGAGGCGCATTTGCTTGGGATAGAGGCTGTTCTGGCGGTTTCCGGAGATTCGGCAGCTGGTACGGATCAACCCGGGGTTAGCGGGGTTTTTGATGTGCGTTCCGCAGGGCTGATTAGAATGCTGAATAGTCTGAACCGGGGCATGAATATGGCCGGACGCTCCCTGAAACAACAAACCAATTTTTCCATCGGTGCTGCCTTCAGTTTCCGTCCTTCCGACCCTGACTTACAGATCAGACGGCTTGAAAAAAAAGCCGCACTCGGTGCCCGTTATGCCATGACCCAGCCGCTTTTTTGTGCTGATGAGATTGAGCAGATGATGGAATTGATCGGACACCTTGATCTACTTATTTTTCCAGGTATTTTTCCCCTGATTTCATCCCGGAATGCCGAATTTCTCCACAATGAGGTTCCGGGAATTTCCGTTCCTGATGAACTGCGGGTTGAACTGGCCCGTTTTGATCAGGTCGCGGACCAGCGTGCGGTCGCTCTGGAATACACCGCCAGACTGATTGAAAAAATTGCACCTTTTATTGACGGTCTGTACCTGATCAGTCCGCTCAATAAATGGGATATTATTCTTAATTTCGTTGTTCAGGCTCGTCAGGCGAGTTGGAAGGGCAGCGGTCGAGTGGGTCGGCTTTGA
- a CDS encoding SPFH domain-containing protein has product MDNIVFLEALEWFDETGQKLLHRLPESGSGEIKYGAQLTVRESQAAVMYYKGRAGDAFGPGRHTLKTGNIPIITKILSAPWAGTSPLRAEVYFVNLKVFPNLKWGTRDPVAFRDTELGFVRLRAHGVFNIRIVQPVLFINTLAGTMGKYNTEQIEDYLRRVIVSRLNDYLGETLDTLFNLPAQFDELAVGLKKRLDKDFIRFGLALDELYITSITPPEEVQAAIDDRSRMGVIKDMDGFVRMKAGMAMEKAALASNEAGAGLGLGMGMMMPAMFANVAHTANPANVGNVTHAQQQGSGQSSAAVPTTQCSDCANTIAADARFCPFCGHQQVVILQCGNCGKNLTAGAKFCSRCGHSADEKPAACICSNCQNENLPGAKFCDNCGHQIT; this is encoded by the coding sequence ATGGATAATATCGTTTTTCTTGAAGCCCTGGAATGGTTTGATGAAACCGGCCAGAAGTTGTTGCATCGCTTGCCGGAGTCCGGTTCCGGGGAAATCAAGTACGGTGCTCAGCTGACAGTGCGAGAAAGTCAGGCAGCGGTGATGTATTATAAGGGCCGGGCCGGAGACGCTTTCGGGCCAGGACGTCACACCCTGAAAACTGGTAATATCCCGATCATCACCAAGATACTTTCTGCGCCTTGGGCTGGCACCAGCCCCCTGCGGGCTGAGGTCTATTTTGTCAATCTCAAGGTCTTTCCCAATCTGAAATGGGGCACCCGTGATCCTGTGGCTTTTCGAGATACCGAATTGGGTTTTGTTCGCCTGCGGGCGCACGGGGTCTTTAATATTCGTATTGTTCAGCCCGTCCTTTTTATCAATACCCTAGCCGGAACTATGGGGAAATATAATACCGAGCAGATTGAGGATTATCTGCGACGGGTTATTGTTTCCCGGCTCAATGATTATCTCGGCGAGACCTTGGATACCCTGTTTAATCTGCCAGCCCAGTTTGATGAGCTGGCAGTCGGGTTAAAGAAACGGCTTGATAAGGACTTTATTCGTTTCGGGCTGGCACTTGATGAACTGTACATTACTTCCATAACTCCTCCAGAAGAAGTGCAGGCAGCCATTGATGACCGTAGCCGCATGGGGGTGATCAAGGACATGGATGGATTCGTTCGCATGAAGGCTGGTATGGCTATGGAAAAAGCGGCACTGGCCAGTAATGAGGCCGGAGCCGGTTTAGGGCTGGGCATGGGAATGATGATGCCTGCCATGTTTGCCAATGTTGCTCATACTGCCAACCCTGCTAATGTTGGCAATGTTACTCATGCGCAACAGCAGGGAAGCGGGCAATCCTCAGCAGCCGTACCGACAACGCAATGCTCGGATTGTGCCAATACCATAGCTGCTGATGCCCGTTTTTGTCCGTTCTGTGGACATCAGCAGGTAGTGATTCTGCAATGCGGCAATTGCGGCAAGAATCTCACGGCCGGAGCAAAGTTCTGTTCACGCTGCGGTCATTCGGCAGATGAAAAGCCTGCTGCCTGCATCTGCTCCAATTGTCAGAATGAGAATCTCCCCGGCGCGAAATTTTGTGATAATTGCGGTCATCAGATCACCTGA
- the metK gene encoding methionine adenosyltransferase: MSSHLFTSESVSEGHPDKVADQISDAILDAILEQDAHARVACESLVTTGLAMIAGEITTSAWVDMPEIVRQTIRGIGYNSSDMGFDWQSCAVMTSIDKQSPDIAQGVDEGTGLDLDQGAGDQGLMFGYACDETKVLMPMPITYAHHLVKRQSEVRKNKVLPWLRPDAKSQVTIEYEDNVPKRIEAVVVSTQHSPDVSYADLKAGVMEEIIKPTLPAEMIDADTKYFINPTGRFVIGGPVGDCGVTGRKIIVDSYGGRGSHGGGAFSGKDPSKVDRSSSYMGRYVAKNIVAAGLASTVEVQVAYAIGIAKPVSINVNTFGTGKVSEERLVQLVEEVFDLRPKAIIQQLNLLRPIYKGTAAYGHFGRELPDFTWERTDKAEELKSAAGI; encoded by the coding sequence ATGTCAAGTCATCTTTTTACATCAGAATCTGTTTCCGAAGGTCATCCTGACAAGGTGGCCGATCAGATTTCTGACGCCATTCTGGATGCCATTCTTGAGCAGGATGCCCATGCCCGTGTGGCCTGCGAGAGTCTGGTTACCACCGGTCTGGCTATGATTGCCGGAGAAATAACCACTTCCGCATGGGTAGACATGCCGGAGATTGTCCGTCAGACCATCCGTGGCATCGGGTATAACTCTTCCGACATGGGCTTTGACTGGCAGTCCTGTGCTGTCATGACCTCTATTGACAAGCAGTCGCCGGATATTGCTCAGGGTGTTGACGAGGGGACCGGGCTTGATTTGGACCAGGGAGCTGGCGATCAGGGGCTGATGTTCGGTTATGCCTGTGATGAGACCAAGGTGCTTATGCCCATGCCCATCACGTATGCTCACCATTTGGTCAAGCGACAGTCTGAAGTGCGAAAAAATAAGGTTCTTCCTTGGTTGCGGCCTGATGCCAAGAGTCAGGTCACGATTGAATATGAAGATAATGTGCCCAAACGGATTGAGGCGGTGGTTGTTTCGACCCAGCACAGCCCGGATGTCTCCTATGCCGATCTCAAGGCCGGTGTAATGGAGGAAATTATTAAACCCACCCTGCCTGCAGAGATGATTGATGCGGACACCAAATACTTCATTAATCCCACCGGCCGTTTTGTTATCGGTGGGCCTGTGGGCGACTGCGGGGTAACTGGTCGTAAGATTATCGTTGACTCCTACGGTGGACGCGGTTCCCACGGCGGCGGTGCCTTTTCCGGGAAAGATCCCTCTAAGGTGGATCGTTCTTCCTCTTACATGGGCCGTTACGTGGCCAAGAACATTGTTGCTGCCGGACTTGCTTCCACGGTCGAGGTGCAGGTTGCTTATGCTATCGGTATCGCCAAGCCGGTTTCCATCAATGTCAATACCTTCGGTACTGGTAAGGTTTCTGAAGAGCGTTTGGTTCAGTTGGTTGAAGAGGTCTTTGACCTGCGTCCCAAGGCGATTATTCAGCAGCTTAACTTGCTCAGGCCTATCTACAAGGGAACAGCCGCTTATGGCCATTTTGGCCGTGAACTGCCCGATTTTACCTGGGAGCGGACAGACAAGGCAGAGGAGCTGAAGAGCGCAGCGGGAATCTAA
- a CDS encoding zinc ribbon domain-containing protein, with product MPIYEFYCQDCNTIFNFLSSRINTEKRPDCPKCGKKELDRQMSRFAVIGKAKEEDRDDPMAGLDESKMEQAFGGLMREAEGMNEEDPRQMAQLMRKFTDKTGISMGEQMEEALSRMESGEDPDQIEQEMGDLLDSDDAFSLDGLKKKLRSGARSPIHDETLYQL from the coding sequence ATGCCGATTTACGAGTTTTATTGCCAAGACTGCAATACCATCTTTAATTTCTTGTCCAGCCGCATCAATACCGAAAAACGGCCCGACTGCCCAAAATGCGGAAAAAAGGAACTGGATCGTCAGATGTCCCGCTTTGCTGTTATCGGAAAGGCCAAGGAAGAGGATAGAGATGATCCGATGGCTGGCCTGGATGAGAGTAAGATGGAACAGGCTTTTGGAGGCCTAATGCGAGAAGCTGAAGGAATGAACGAGGAAGACCCGCGCCAGATGGCGCAGCTGATGCGCAAGTTTACCGATAAAACCGGAATCTCAATGGGAGAGCAGATGGAAGAAGCACTGTCCCGGATGGAGTCCGGTGAGGATCCGGATCAGATTGAACAGGAAATGGGTGATCTTCTCGACTCTGATGACGCTTTTTCGTTGGATGGTTTAAAGAAGAAGCTTCGATCTGGTGCTCGTTCACCGATTCATGACGAAACTCTCTACCAACTGTAG